The stretch of DNA CCGCAGCCAAGGCTGCCGATCCCGACGCGCCGAAGGCTGCCAAGAAGGCGCCAGCGAAGAAGGCTGCGGCGAAGCCGAAATCGGATGCCGTCAGCAAGGCGCGCGCGCCGGTCGCGTCCGCCGCCAAGACGTCGGCGGCGAAGCCCGCCACTGCACCCAAGACGCCTGCGAAGAAGAGCGCGGGCAAGGCCCGGGGATAAGTGAAGAGAAAACACGACCCTGGCTTTCCGAGCCGGGACGCCATCGTTGCCTTTATCCGTGCCCATCCAGGCAAGATCGGCACACGGGAAATCGCTCGCGAGTTCGGCCTGAAGAATGCCGACCGCGCCGAGCTGAAGCGCATCCTGCGCGAGCTCGCCGACGAAGGCGCCATCGCCAAGCGCGGGCGGAAGATCCACGAGACGGCCGTTCTGCCCCCGACCGTGATCGCCGACATCACCGGACGCGACACCGACGGCGAATTGCTCGCCGCTCCCACCGAATGGGACACAGAAGAGGGAGGCCCCGCGCCGAAGATCCGCATCCATGTCCCGCGCCGTCTGCAACCGGGCACCGCTGCGGGTGTCGGCGACCGAGCCCTGTTGCGGATCGAAAAGGCTGATGAGGGCGAAGGCGCCCCCTATCGCGGCAGAATCATCAAGATCATCGATCAAGCCCGGACGCGCCTGCTCGGCATCTTCCGCAAGCTGCCTGGTGGCGGCGGCCTGCTCGTTCCCGTCGACAAGAAGCAGGCCGGGCGTGAACTAAACATTGCGCCATCGGACACCGCCGGCGCCGAGGACGGCGACCTCGTGAGCGTCGATCTGGTTCGCTCGCGCGGCTATGGCCTCGCTTCCGGCAAGGTGAAGGAGCGGCTCGGCTCGCTATCGAGCGAAAAGGCGATCAGCCTGATTGCGATCCACGCCCACGAAATTCCGCAGGCCTTCTCTCCTTCCGCCTTGCGCGAAGCCGAGGCCGCCGAGCCTGCGGCGCTGAAGGGCCGCGAGGACTGGCGCGATTTGCCGCTCGTCACCATCGATCCACCCGACGCGAAAGACCATGACGACGCGGTGCACGCCGCGCCTGACCTCGACCCGAACAACAAGGGCGGCTACATCGTCCATGTCGCCATTGCCGACGTCGCCTTCTACGTTCGGTCGGGCTCGGCGCTGGATCGTGACGCGCTGACGCGCGGCAATTCGGTGTATTTTCCGGATCGCGTGGTCCCGATGCTGCCCGAGCGCATCTCCAACGATCTCTGCTCGCTGGTGCCCGGAGAGCCGCGCGGCGCGCTCGCGGTGCGGATGGTGATCGGCCCCGACGGCCGCAAACGGTCGCACAGCTTTCATCGCGTGCTGATGCGGTCGGCCGCCAAGCTGCATTATGCGCAGGTACAGGCTGCGATCGACGGTCGGCCCGACGATACCACCGGCCCGCTGCTCGAGCCGATCCTGAAGCCGCTCTACGTGGCCTATGCGCTCGTGAAACTCGCCCGCGACGAGCGCGACCCGCTCGATCTCGATCTGCCCGAGCGAAAGATCCAGCTGAAGCCCGACGGCACCGTCGATCGCGTCATCGTCCCCGAGCGGCTCGACGCCCACCGTTTGATCGAGGAGTTCATGATCCTCGCCAACGTCGCCGCAGCCGAAATGCTTGAAAAGAAAGCGTTGCCGCTTATCTATCGGGTGCATGACGAGCCGACGCTGGAGAAGGTTCATAACCTCCAGGAGTTTCTGAAAACGCTCGATCTGCCGTTCGCCAAGACAGGTGCGTTGCGCCCTGCTCTGTTCAATCGGGTACTCGGCCAGGTTCGCGGCGAGGATTACGAGCCGCTGGTCAACGAGGTGGTGCTGCGCTCGCAGGCGCAGGCGGAATATTCGGCGGAGAATTATGGCCATTTCGGCCTCAACCTTCGCCGCTATGCGCATTTCACTTCGCCGATCAGGCGATATGCGGACCTGATCGTGCATCGTGCGCTGATCCGTGCGCTCGGCCTCGGCGAAGGCGCGTTGCCGGAGACCGAGACGCTGGAAACACTCAGCGAGGTCGCGGCGCAGATTTCCGTGACCGAGCGCCGCGCGATGAAAGCGGAGCGCGAGACGGCCGACCGGCTGATCGCGCATTTCCTCGCCGATCGCATCGGCGCGACGTTTCAGGGCCGTATTTCCGGCGTTACCCGCGCCGGGCTGTTTGTGAAGCTTTCGGATACCGGCGCCGACGGACTGATCCCGATCCGCACGCTCGGCACGGAGTACTACAATTACGACGAGACGCGCCACGCGCTCGTCGGCTCACGCAGCGGTGCCATGCACCGGCTGGGTGACGTTGTCGACGTGCGTCTGGTAGAAGCAGCACCAGTGGCCGGCGCGTTGCGGTTCGAGCTGTTGTCGGAAGGCCAGGTCATTCCGCGCGGCAGAAAACGCGACGGCTCGAAAGCGTCGACACAGCCGTCGAAATCGCATCCGGGCCGCAGCCCGCGCGACAAGGTTCGCAAGTCCCACAAGGGCAAGTCCGGTAAAGCCAAGCCCGGCAAATCGAAGAAAGGCAAGTCATGGAAACGGTAAGTCCCACGACATGGACCCGCGATTCCGCGCACGCCGAAAAGCGCGATCTCTGGACGGCGATGAGGCGCGGCTTTCGCTGCCGCTGTCCGCGGTGTGGCGAAGGCAAGATGTTTCGCGCCTTCCTGAAAACCGCCGATCATTGCTCGGTCTGCGGGCTGGATTTCTCGCCGCACCGCGCCGACGATCTGCCGGCCTATCTCGTGATCGTCATCGTCGGCCACATCGTGGTACCGGCGGTGCTGTGGATCGAAACCAATTATTCGCCCGCGGTGTGGCTGCAACTGGCGATCTACCTGCCGCTCACTTTCATTTTATCGCTGCTGCTGTTGCAGCCCATCAAGGGCGCGGTGGTCGGCTTTCAATGGGCATTGCGCATGCATGGCTTTGATGAGAATGCCCCTGGCGACATTCCGCCCGTAAAGCTAAACCGAAAAGAACAAGAGCATCAAACGGGGATGGAATGACCGAAGCTGCGACCGCCGTACAAGAAGGAAAAGAAGCCGATCACCATCCCTATTTCCGGCCCAAGGATGCAGCCACGCTGATCCTGATTGATCGCTCGGGCGACAAGCCGAAGGTGCTGGTCGGGAAGCGCCACGACAAGGTGGTGTTCATGCCGGGCAAGTATGTTTTCCCCGGCGGCCGCGTCGACAAGTCGGACAACCGCATTCCCGTTGCCGCTCCCATCTCCGCCGAACTCGAAGCCAACCTTCTGAAGGGTAGTCCGAAGATCGCGCCATCCCGGGCGCGCGCGCTGGCGGTTGCCGCGATCCGCGAAGCCTGCGAGGAAACCGGCCTTTGCCTTGGATGCAAGGTCGAGAAGCCGGTCAAGCTCAAGGGCGCTTGGCAACCGTTTGCGGAAGCAGGCCTGCTGCCCGATCCATCCGGCCTGTTCCTGATCGCGCGCGCGATCACCCCGCCCGGCCGCGTCCGCCGCTTCGACACGCGCTTCTTTACCGCTGATGCTTCCAGCATCGCCCATCGCGTCGAAGGCGTGATCCATGCTGATGCCGAATTGGTCGAACTGGTGTGGGTCGAGATCGGCTCAAAACCGCTCGCCGACGCGCATGCCATGACCAAGAACGTCCTCGCCGAACTCGACCGCCGCCTCGCCACCGGTCCGCTGCGCCACGACGCACCGGTGCCGTTCTTTCATTTCTACGGCGGCAAGATGCAGAAGGACGTGTTGGGGACGTAAGCCTCCGCTCTCTCCCGTCATTGCGAGCGAAGCGAAGCATTTCTCCGCACGAAGAAGGAATGGATTGCTTCGTCGCTTCGCTCCCTTGCGCAAACGCTTCGCGTTTGTCGGAGGCAATGACGGTATCGATGTCGCGGCAAATATCCTCCCCCAGTCCCTTTAATTGCAAAATTCTTCTCACGCTGACTTGATGGCGCTGCCCTGATCGCCTCCCTATCTCTTCCCCAACAATAACAGCTACGGAATGCGGCGATGGTACAGCGGCAACTCAAGCTCGGCGCGTTCATGCGGCCGGTCTCCATTCACACCGGCGCGTGGCGCTATCCCGGCGCCTGGCCCGATGCGAACTTCAATTTCGCGCGCATCAAGCAACTGATCCAGAAGCTGGAGGCCGGCAAGTTCGACGCCTTCTTCATGGCGGACCATCTCGCCGTGCTGAACATGCCCGTCAATGCGCTCAAGCGCAGCCACACCGTGACCTCGTTCGAGCCGTTCACGCTGTTGTCGGCGCTGGCCGGCGCCACCGAACATATCGGCCTGATCGCGACGGGATCGACGACGTTCGACGAGCCCTACCATGTCGCCCGGCGTTTTGCCTCGCTCGATCACATCTCGGGCGGGCGCGCGGGCTGGAATATCGTCACCACCTCCAATCCGGACGCTGCGCTCAATTTCGGGCTGGACGACCACATGGAGCACGCCGAGCGTTACAAGCGGGCGCGCGAGTTCTATGATGTGGTCACCGGCCTCTGGGACTCTTTTGCCGATGACGCGTTCGTGCGCGACGTCGAGGCCGGGCTTTATTTCGACCCCTCAAAGATGCACGTGCTCAATCACAAGGGCAAATATCTGTCCGTGCGTGGGCCGCTCAACATCGCCCGCCCCGTGCAGGGCTGGCCGCTGATCGTGCAGGCCGGCGCGTCCGAAGACGGCAGGCAGCTCGCGGCGGAGACGGCGGAAGCCGTGTTCACCGGCGGCGGCAGCCTTGCCGACGGGCAGAAGCTTTATGCCGACATCAAGGGCCGCATGGAGAAGATTGGCCGCAACCCCGAGCATCTGAAGATCCTGCCCGGCGCCTTCGTAGTGGTCGGCGACAGCGTCGAGGAAGCCAAGGAGAAGCGGGCAAAGCTCGACAGCATGGTGCATTACGACTCAGCCATCGCCTCGCTCTCGGTACAGCTCGGCACCGACGCCTCCGGCTTCGATCCCGACGGGCAGTTGCCGCCGATCCCCGAAACCAATGCCTCCAAGAGCGGCCGCCAGCGCCTGGTCGACGCCGCCGCGCGCGACAAGCTCACGGTGCGCCAGCTCGCCCAGCGCGTCGGTGGCTACGGCGGGCTATCGTTCGTTGGCACGCCGCAAACCATTGCTGACCAGATGGAGGAATGGCTGATGAGCCGCGGCAGCGACGGCTTCAACATCATGTTCCCGTTCCTCCCCGCGGGGCTCGACGATTTCGTCGACAAGGTGGTGCCGGAACTGCAGAAGCGCGGGATTTTCCGGAAAGAGTATGAGGGCCGCACGCTGCGGGAGAATTTGGGGCTGCCAAGGCCGAAAAACCGGTTCTTTGAGGGTTAACGCGCGGTATTTTCGCAAAAGTGGACACCGGTTTTGCGATCAGAATACGCGCAACAGGATCGATTCTACCCCGAATCTGGCCGGTTTCTGCCCCGAAAACCTTGACTTTGGGCGATCAGAAGCTAGGTTGCGCGGCAAATGCAGGCCGGTTTGGCCGGCGCCCGATATCCCCCTATTTGAGGTTCTGAACATGGCCAAAGCGGTCACCATCAAGGTCAAGCTCGTTTCCACGGCGGATACCGGCTTCTATTACGTCGCCAAGAAGAACTCGCGCACCATGACCGACAAGCTGGTCAAGAAGAAGTACGACCCGGTCGCGCGCAAGCACGTCGAGTTCAAGGAATCGAAGATCAAGTAACGTCGCAAACCATGCGGACGGATTTGAACGGGGCCCTTTCGGGGCCCCGTTTTTGATTCAGGCGCTTGCGGAAATTACGCCGTCTGCATCTGCGGCGGCCCGCTCGGCCGGATCAGCGCGAACGCGACCTGGATGATGCCGCCGGCCAGGCCGAGCGCGACGCCGATCCGCCATGCCATGGTGTAGGAGCCGAGCGAGTCGTAGATCAGCCCTCCTCCATAAGCGCCGAGGAACGAGCCGATCTGGTGGCTCATGAAAGCGAGACCCTGAATCATCGCCTGCCATTTCAGGCCGAACATTTCGGCGACGGCGCCGGCAACCAGCGGACCGACCCCCATCCAGAGAAAACCCATGATCGCGCCGAACAGCAGTGTGGTCGCTGGCGTCGCCGGCAGCACGAAGTACCAGGCCAGCGCGAGCGAGCGCAGGATGTAGATCATCCCGAGCAGCGCGAGCTTGTTCCAGCGCTGGCCGGCCCAGCCGAAGAACAGGCTGCCCAGCACGTTGAAGCCGCCGATCATGCCGAGCGTCTGCGCATTCAGCATTCTCGGCACCTTCGATTCGCTGGAGCGGCGTTTTTCGGCAAAGGATTTTCGCGGCTGCCCGTTCGTCAATGCAGTCGCCGAACTCGGCGAAGACCGGTCGGTCCGAAAGGTTGCCGTCGCCTTCAAGGAAAGCCGCCGCCTCTGGTTTCGCAACCTGCTGGTGCAGCTCGGCGTCGCACAGGCAGAAGCGCTTGCAACCCAGCTTGCCTTGCTCGTCGACGGCTCGATCGCGCAGGATCTCGTCCGCAACGATCCGGCAATGGCGCGCGCGGCAAAGGAAGCGGCGACGGTGCTGCTGAGGAATGCCGGGGTGAAGGTTGCTGTTGGCGGCGCCACGCCGAAGCCGAAACCCGCAGCCAAGATGCGCCGATAGGCACCCTCCATCGTCGTCCCTGCGAACGCAGGGACCCATACGCCGTGGCCTTTCGATATGCCGATGTGCTAGTTACCTTTTCCTACAAGCAGCATCGGTGGTTATGGGTCCCTGCGTTCGCAGGGACGACGCCAGAGAAAGCGGCGATAGAGGAATCGAAAATGGAAGACCTGAAAATCACCGCCAACGGTTATGACTTCAAACCGGCGCAGGCGGCGATGCAGCGCTACGTCGACAACAACCTGCTATCGGGCATTTCCTGGGCGGTCATGGTCGGACGCGACCTCGTCGACGTGAATTGCGTCGGATGGGCCGACAAGGAAGCGCAGACGCCGCTCCGGACCGACCATATCTTCCGCGTCTTTTCCAACACCAAGCTGATCACCTCCTGCGCGGCGCTATTGCTGTTCGAGGAAGGCAAGCTCAAGCTCGACGATCCCATTGAAAAGTTTATTCCGCAGCTTGGAAATCGAAAAGTCCTGCGCGCGGGCGCAACATCGCTTGATGACACCGAGCCGGCGAAGAGCTCGATCACCATCCGTCAGCTGCTCAGTCACAGTTCCGGTCTGAGCTACGGCTTTTTCGATCCGGGCACCGCCATCTACAAGGCCCTCAACGAGCGCGGCGTGCACAATCCCATGACGACGCTGGCTGACATGGTGGACGTGCTGGCCGGCTTGCCGCTGATCTATCATCCCGGGACGTCCTGGGAATATTCGCTCGCCACCGACGTCGTGGCGCGGCTGGTCGAGGTCATCAGCGGCCAGAGTTTTGACAAGTTCATTCAGGCGCGAATTCTCGATCCGCTCGGAATGGTCGATACCGGCTTCGTCGTGCCGGAAAACGATCAGGGACGGCTCGTTGCGTACTATGCCGGCGCCGACCTGATGGAGCCGATGAAGCCGGGATTGACCCGAACCGACAACTCGCCCTTCCCCGGCGCCTATCTGCGCCCGATCGCGAGGCTCAGTGGCGGCGGCGGACTGGTTTCAACGCTGCCCGATATGGTCGCATTGATCCGAAGCCTGCTGTCCGGCGGCAAGACCCTGCTCAAGCCGGAGACGATTGCGCAGATGATGACCAACCAGTTGCCGGATGGCCAGTGGATCCGCTTTGCCTTGATGGGCGAACAGCCCGGCAAGGCGTACAGCGTCGCCGGCGGATTGATCCAAAAACCCTCGGCGTTCGATCACCCCGACGCTTCAGGCGAACTCTATTGGGGCGGCGTCGCGGGCACGCAATGGTGGATCTCGCCGAAAAAGAACATGGCCGGCGTGATGATGGCGCAGCGCCAGATGGCGTTCGTTCACCCGTTCTCGTTCGAGTTCAAGCGGCTGGCGCATGAGGCGGTGAAGCAAGACGCCAAGGTTGTTGCTTGAGGCAATCACCAATGCACCGTCGTCCCTGCGAACGCAGGGACCCATACCGCGTGATCTTTCATTAGAGCAGAGTGGCAGACGCCGTTCTACAAAGCATCCGCCGGTGGCTATGGTCCCTGCGTTCGTAGGGACGACAGTTAAGCCGCCGTCGAAACCACCCTGTTCCGCCCGTCGTGCTTGGCCTGATACAGCGCCAAGTCGGCGCGCTTGAGCACGTCGGCGACCGGCTCGCCCTTGTGGTCCAGCGTCGCCAATCCGATTGAAATCGTGACGTCGATCCGCTTGGTACCCTTGTTGACCGCAAAGGTTTCGCCGGCGATCGAGCGGCGCAGGCGCTCGGCGACCATGCCGGCGACGGTCAGGTCGGTTTCCGGCATCACGATCACGAATTCCTCGCCGCCGTAGCGGCAGGCGAGATCGATGCCGCGGATCGACTTGCGGATGCGGACCGCGAATTCGCGCAACACGTCGTCGCCGGCGTCGTGGCCATACGTGTCGTTGATCGATTTGAAGAAGTCGATGTCGAGGATCATCAGCGCGAGCGGCTTGCCGCGGCTCGAGGCCTGCTCGGCCAGCGTCGCCAGATGGGTTTCCATATAGCGGCGGTTATGCAGGCCGGTCAGCGCGTCGGTGATCGCCATTTCGATCGAGTTCTGCACATTGTCGCGCAGATGGTCGGTATAGCGCCGCTTGCGGATCTGGGTGCGCGCCCGCGCCAGCAACTCGTTCTTGTCGACGGGACGCAGGAGATAATCGTTGACGCCGATTTCGAGCCCGCGCAGCAGCCGCGCATTGTTGTCGGCATCGGAGATGGCGAGAATCGGCAACTGGCGGGTGCGCTCCAACGAGCGCGCCTGGCTGCACAGCCGCAAGCCATCGTAATTTTCCAGGCTGAGCGAAACGATCAGCAAGTCGTAATTGCCCTCGGCGGCGTGAAACAGCGCCTCCGCCGGATTGGTTTCGACGTCGATGGTGTGCTCGGCGGAAAGGATCGGCGCCAGCCGGTCGTAGGACGATGGCCGGTCGTCGACAAGCAGGATCCGCCCGCCGACGCCCTTGTCGGCGATCGCGCTGCGTTCGGGCGCCTCCATGCCGATCTCGAGCGAGGTGATGGCGCGCATCCGCAGCTCATCAGTCATCATCTTGAGCCGCGTCAGCGAACGGACGCGCGCGATCAGGACGATGTCGGACACCGGCTTGGTGAGAAAATCGTCGGCGCCGGATTCCAGCCCGCGGACGCGATCAGACGGACTGTCCAGCGCGGTGACGATCACGACGGGAATGAAATGGGTGGCCGGGTTGGATTTCAGCCTGCGGCAGACCTCGAAACCGTCCATGTCGGGCATCATGACGTCGAGCAGGATGATGTCGCATTCGGAACGCGAACAGAGGTCGAGCGCCTCGGCACCGTTGGATGCCGTCAGCACGTCGAAATATTCCGCCGACAGACGGGCTTCCAGCAGCTTGACGTTCGCTGGGACGTCATCGACGACGAGGATACGCGCAGACATCGAAACTCACTCCTACCCCTACCCGATAAAACGCCGCACGGTTTCGATAAACTTGCCGACGGAAATTGGTTTGGACAAATACGCCTCGCAGCCGCCTTCGCGGATGCGCTCTTCGTCGCCCTTCATCGCGAATGCCGTGACGGCAACCACCGGAATGGCGCGCAACTCCGGATCGTCCTTGATCCAGCGCGTCACTTCGAGCCCGGACACTTGCGGAAGCTGGATGTCCATCAGGATCAGATCGGGGCGCAGCTTGCGGACGAGATCGAGCGCCTCGAAACCATTGCTGGTGCCCGAGGTCTGATAGCCGTGCGCTTCCAACAGGTCGCGAAAGAGCTTCATGTTGAGCTCGTTGTCCTCCACGATCAGGACGGTTTTTGCCATCCCGTCCCTCCCCTCGTCCGTAGGAAACAGATCCGGCCTTTCAGTACGCTTTTGTACCGCCGCCGGGCTGTCGAAAAGTGAATTCAACTAGCGTCAGATTTCGCTCTAAGCCGTTAAATCGGTGCCCAACTTTTGCGGTGTGGTTTCCACTTGCTTGAACACACTGAGCAGACTCGGGCATGATGGTTCCAAACTAGACACCATAAGTTAACGGAAAGGCAAACCCATCTGTTGAAAAAGCCCTGTTCACAACCCCCGCGAAGTGGCTGAAATCGTTGCAGTTCAGGCGCTGAGTTTCATTGCCGGCGATCCTGAAAGGCTCGGCCTGTTCCTGGCCGAAAGCGGCATCGGTCCTGAGACGCTGCGCACCGCCGCGGCCGACCCGCAATTTCTGGCTTCGGTGCTGGATTTTGTGATGCGGGACGATGCAACCGTAAAGGCGTTTGCAAACGCCTCGCAACTGCATCCGACCAATATTGCCGCCGCCCGCCAGGTGCTCGGCGACCCGCATTGGGAGCGCGACGTGCCGTGAGCGCGCCCGCGCCAGCCTTGGACGGTCCGCGCGCGTTCTGCCGGGATTGTCTCGGCGATCTCGATATCAAGGCCAGGCGGTGCGGCGAATGCGGCTCCCCTCGCCTCGTCCGCCACCATGCCCTTCCCTCCCTGACGCTGGCGCATATCGATTGCGATGCGTTCTACGCCACCGTCGAGAAGCGCGACAATCCGGAACTCGCCGACAGGCCCGTGATCATCGGCGGCGGCAAGCGCGGCGTGGTGTCGGCCGCCTGCTACGTCTCGCGAACCTATGGCGTGCGCTCGGCGATGCCGATGTTCAAGGCCTTGGCGCTGTGCCCGCAGGCTGCCGTAATCCCGCCCGACATGGCGAAATATGTCCGTGTCGGCCGCGAGGTCCGGCACGCCATGCAGACGCTGACGCCGCTGGTGGAACCGCTGTCGATCGACGAGGCGTTCCTGGATCTGGCCGGCACGCAACGCGTTCACGGCATGATTCCGGCAAAGGTGCTGGCGCGCTTTGCCCGCGACGTCGAGCGCGACATCGGGATCACGGTGTCCGTCGGCCTGTCCTGCAACAAGTTTTTGGCCAAGATCGCCTCCGATCTCGACAAGCCGCGCGGCTTTGCCGCCCTCGACCAGGTCGAGGCGCGCGAGATGCTCGCGGACAAGCCGGTCGGCTTCATCTACGGCGTCGGCCCCGCGACCCAGGAAAAGCTGGTGCAGCGGGGCTTTCGCACCATCGCGGACCTGCAGCGCGCCGACGAAGTCGAGCTGATGAAGCAGTTCGGCGGCGAAGGCCGCCGGCTGTGGCGGCTGGCGCGCGGCATCGACGACCGCAGCGTGGTGGCGGATCGCGGCGCCAAGACCATTTCCAACGAGACCACCTTCGAGAACGACATCAAGGATTTTGCGACGCTGGAAAAGGTGCTGTGGCGGCTGTCCGAAAAAGTGTCGTCGCGGCTGAAGAGCGGCGATATGTCAGGCCTCACGATCACCTTGAAGCTGAAGACCGCGGATTTCAGGCAGCGCACCCGCTCGCAATCCATCCACGCGCCGACGCAGCTCGCCGCGAAGATTTTTGCGGTGTCGCGCGAAATGCTGGCGAAGGAGATCGACGGCACGGCCTTCCGCCTGATCGGCACCGGCGTCAGCGCGCTGCGCGAGGGATCGCAGGCCGACGACACCGACATGCTCGACCGCCGTTCGGCCCATGCCGAGCGCGCAATGGATGGTTTGCGGAAGAAGTTCGGCAATGCCGCTGTCATCCGAGGCATTGCGTACAAGGGGCCGGCGAAGGAAGAGGATGAGGAGGGGTAGCCCGCTCTCATCCCTCCTCCGGGTACACGCAGAGACGTCAATCGACGACGGCCACGGCCTCAATCTCGATCAGCCATTCAGGGGCCGCAAGCGCGGTTACACCGACGAGCGTGCTCGCCGGCGGCTCCATGCCTTCAAAGAACGTCGAGCGCGCCTTGCCGATGATGGGACGGAGTTCCGGCTTGTAGCCGACAACGAAGGTCGTGATCTTCACGATATTGGCATAGCTCGCACCGGCGGCTTTCAGCGCCAGGCCGATATTGTGCATCACCTGTGTCGTCTGCGCGGCGAGATCACCTTCGCCGACCACCCGTCCCTCCTCGTCGGTGGACACCTGTCCCGCGATATAGATCGTGCGCGCACCTGACGCGACGACGACGTGGGAGTAAGCCGGATTGTGGTGAAGGCCGCTTGGCCGAAGCTGTTCGAGCTTGCTCATGTTTGTGCCTCCCTGGCGTGCATGGTTGGGCCGAAGCGTATCCGGGTCCGGCGCTGTCGACCAGACCGGTCCTCACAGGATGCTCAGCGAGCCCCGGGGCCTGGAATCCCTGACCTCGAATTGCCCATCCCTCAAGAAAAATACTCAACCATGCGGTCTTGAACCGGCAAGGAACGATCAGATTTCTATCAAGTCTCCAGCTTGTATGGGGCCCATAGGTCCGGATGCGTTCCACGAACCCTACGCGGAAGGAGCGAAAGATGGCCTTTTTGAAACGGGAGCTGCATCGGCAGGTCAAAGGCCCGGAAGTCACGGAACTGGATTTCTGGAACCTGGTCTTCGACACCGACACCAAGCGCTTGTACGTCGAACACGAGTGGACCTACCTGGATTCGCGGATCCGCGGGGCGGCGGATTATCGAACCGACGTCATGGATATCGCGGCGTATCTGACGCAAGGCGGTCAAACGGCCGGCCACCGTGAACTCTGGCGGTTGCTGCGAGGGATCTTCAAAGATCAGTTCGAGCCCGAGGAGTACGACCACGAGGTACCATTTTCGGGACAGGCCTTGGCTCGGAACATCGAGCAGCAGGCGCCAAATCGTCCTTGACGAGCGGCTGTCAGAGCATCTT from Bradyrhizobium sp. AZCC 1693 encodes:
- a CDS encoding RidA family protein, whose translation is MSKLEQLRPSGLHHNPAYSHVVVASGARTIYIAGQVSTDEEGRVVGEGDLAAQTTQVMHNIGLALKAAGASYANIVKITTFVVGYKPELRPIIGKARSTFFEGMEPPASTLVGVTALAAPEWLIEIEAVAVVD
- a CDS encoding DNA polymerase IV, which gives rise to MSAPAPALDGPRAFCRDCLGDLDIKARRCGECGSPRLVRHHALPSLTLAHIDCDAFYATVEKRDNPELADRPVIIGGGKRGVVSAACYVSRTYGVRSAMPMFKALALCPQAAVIPPDMAKYVRVGREVRHAMQTLTPLVEPLSIDEAFLDLAGTQRVHGMIPAKVLARFARDVERDIGITVSVGLSCNKFLAKIASDLDKPRGFAALDQVEAREMLADKPVGFIYGVGPATQEKLVQRGFRTIADLQRADEVELMKQFGGEGRRLWRLARGIDDRSVVADRGAKTISNETTFENDIKDFATLEKVLWRLSEKVSSRLKSGDMSGLTITLKLKTADFRQRTRSQSIHAPTQLAAKIFAVSREMLAKEIDGTAFRLIGTGVSALREGSQADDTDMLDRRSAHAERAMDGLRKKFGNAAVIRGIAYKGPAKEEDEEG